GCGAGTGTGCCGAGGGTGTCGACGAGGGCGTCGGTGAGGTCGCCGTCGTCGTCGCGCCACCACATGATCACCGCGTCGACGACACCGGTGTAGTCCTCGTCCTCGAGCTCGGCACCGACCACGTCCTCGATCGCGGCACGCAGCGCCTCGTCGACGTCGTCGTCCCAGTTGTACTCCTGCACGATCTGGTCGTGGGCGAAGCCCAGCTTGTCCACGGCACCGCGGGTCATCTCGTCCTCCCGGGCCGTCGCGTCCCCCGTCAAGGTGGTCGTCCTTCCTTCGCTTCGGTGATTAGTCATCAGGGCCAGTCCACAGTGTCCGGCGTCGGATCGCAACCAACGGGTCCGCTCGGACGTCGTCTGGCGTGGCTCGCACGGGCCGCCGCGAGGTGCGCGAGACGTTGCGCGTCGTCGGTCGAGAGGTGCTCCACACGGGGGCGAACCGGCCCCACGGTGCTGAGGAACTGGACGCTGGCGAGGTCGAGCCGGCGGTCCAGCGGTCCCTGCTGCAGGGTCATCGACTGGATCCGTCCCCAGGGCACGACCTGCAGGACCCGGTCGAGCCACCCCGAGCGGGTGAGCACGGCCCGCCGCCCGGGCAGGTAGCCGATGCGTCGGCGGGCGAAGGGGTGGAACCACCTGGCCGCGGACGGCACCCCGACGAAGCCCTCGGGCGTGTCGGCGACGAGCGAGGCGACCTCGGCCGTGGTCACCGGATCGGCGGTCACCGCCTCGAGGAGGCGCAGCACCTCCTCGGTCGTGGCGACGGGCACGAGGACGCTCTCGCCCGAGTCCCCGTCGGCGGAGGCGATCCGGGCCCCGGCGACGTTGACCTTGAGGGTCCACCACCCGGCACGGCGCCACAGGACCGGCTGCGTGACCTCGAGTGCCTGCACACGGTGCAGCGGCACGGAGGAGTGGCGGGTGTCGGTCAGACCGCGCTGGCTCGTGAGCGTCTGCCCCCGCAGGGCGACCGTCAGCCCGTACCACCGGGTGAGCCTGATGATGCTGCGCATGCCGGTGATGAGGACGACGGGCAGGAAGCCGCCGATGACCACGCCGAGGTCGACGAAGGTCAGCACGAGCGCGAGGACGAGCAGGACGACGAAGAAGATCGTGTCCCAGGAGAGCAGCACCGAGGCGATCAGCCGCTCGACGGGCACCCGCAGCAAGGGCACAGCCGGCTCCACGGCACCACGCCGCGGCCACGGTCCCGCCCCCTCCGGCCCGGCGGGAGGCACGGGTCCGCCCTTGGGCCTCGCAAGCTCGGCCCTTGAGTCGGGCGGACCCATCCCTCCCTCTGGGCCCTGTGATGGTGTCGGCTGCTGCGCCTCCGCCGCCAGGCCGAGCAGCCGGGAGCGGACCGCCTCGGCGTCGGTGTGCCTGAGGTAGGCGATGGACACGTGGGAGTCGCCGCCGCCGGCGGACTCGACGCGCACCTCGGACAGGCCGGTCATCCGCGCCAGGAGCGGACGGACGAGGTCGACGGCCTGGATGCGGTCGTAGCGCACCTGGCGGTGCTGGCGCATGATCGCGCCCGAGTGCATCTCCAGCCCCGTCTCCCCGAGCCGGTAACGGGTGAACCACCACGACAGCAGCCCGAGGAGCACCGCCCCGACGACGGTCAGCAGCACGAGCACGGCCGGCACGAGGAGGGAGGTCTCGCCCTCGCCGGGTGCCGGGGGGCCGGCGGCACCGACGATCCGGTCGATCTGCTGGGACAGGACGTAGCCGAAGACGGCGATGACCACGAGGCCACCGCGGATGAAGGGCGAGAGCGGGTGGACGCGCGAGAAGCCGTCCCCACCCCCTTCGCCCCCGGGGGGCCC
Above is a window of Janibacter cremeus DNA encoding:
- a CDS encoding DUF3052 domain-containing protein, whose translation is MTRGAVDKLGFAHDQIVQEYNWDDDVDEALRAAIEDVVGAELEDEDYTGVVDAVIMWWRDDDGDLTDALVDTLGTLAEGSSIVLLTPRPGRNGEVDPSEVDEAATTAGLHTSGSVMCSDHWVATRLAARKGVA
- a CDS encoding PH domain-containing protein, giving the protein MTLGGPPGGEGGGDGFSRVHPLSPFIRGGLVVIAVFGYVLSQQIDRIVGAAGPPAPGEGETSLLVPAVLVLLTVVGAVLLGLLSWWFTRYRLGETGLEMHSGAIMRQHRQVRYDRIQAVDLVRPLLARMTGLSEVRVESAGGGDSHVSIAYLRHTDAEAVRSRLLGLAAEAQQPTPSQGPEGGMGPPDSRAELARPKGGPVPPAGPEGAGPWPRRGAVEPAVPLLRVPVERLIASVLLSWDTIFFVVLLVLALVLTFVDLGVVIGGFLPVVLITGMRSIIRLTRWYGLTVALRGQTLTSQRGLTDTRHSSVPLHRVQALEVTQPVLWRRAGWWTLKVNVAGARIASADGDSGESVLVPVATTEEVLRLLEAVTADPVTTAEVASLVADTPEGFVGVPSAARWFHPFARRRIGYLPGRRAVLTRSGWLDRVLQVVPWGRIQSMTLQQGPLDRRLDLASVQFLSTVGPVRPRVEHLSTDDAQRLAHLAAARASHARRRPSGPVGCDPTPDTVDWP